A genomic window from Quercus lobata isolate SW786 chromosome 10, ValleyOak3.0 Primary Assembly, whole genome shotgun sequence includes:
- the LOC115962751 gene encoding protochlorophyllide-dependent translocon component 52, chloroplastic-like, which yields MGNRDIPNGYEVLIENLMDPAHVPYAHYGVKEILPSKNTEADREGCTPIEFKIEKLDGNGFNIVQFQEWSRCTFIAPYLVYASLKPEDQANGSESSAGTRKDTSVQKEFFLKFFFHSS from the exons ATGGGAAATAGAGATATTCCTAATGG aTATGAGGTATTGATTGAGAATCTTATGGATCCTGCTCATGTTCCTTATGCACATTATGGAGTAAAGGAAATTCTACCATCCAAAAACA CGGAGGCTGATAGAGAGGGGTGCACACCGATTGAATTTAAGATTGAAAAGTTGGACGGCAATGGGTTCAATATAGTACAGTTTCAGGAATGGAGCAGATGCACATTTATTGCCCCATACCTGGTTTATGCATCTCTTAAGCCTGAGGATCAAGCTAATGGATCTGAATCATCAGCTGGAACCAGAAAG GATACATCTGTGcagaaggaattttttttaaaattttttttccattccaGTTAG